The Planctomycetia bacterium genome has a segment encoding these proteins:
- the ruvX gene encoding Holliday junction resolvase RuvX has translation MSDDATTKQPHGRIAAVDYGTVRIGVAVSNASQTLASPYDNYTRRTRPLDAEYFRKLAKEESIARFVVGLPVHTSGRASEKSVEAKAFGAWLGELTGLPIDFFDERYTTSIAQQMLADQQVPPKRRKERLDKLAAQILLTAYLESTERGNAVPQALDDEPKS, from the coding sequence ATGAGCGACGATGCGACGACGAAGCAGCCGCACGGTCGGATCGCGGCCGTCGATTACGGCACTGTGCGCATCGGTGTGGCAGTGAGCAACGCGAGCCAAACGCTGGCGAGCCCTTACGACAACTACACGCGCCGCACCCGCCCCCTCGATGCCGAATACTTCCGTAAGCTCGCGAAAGAAGAAAGCATCGCCCGCTTCGTCGTCGGACTCCCCGTCCATACGAGCGGACGCGCGAGTGAAAAGTCGGTCGAAGCGAAAGCCTTCGGCGCATGGCTCGGCGAACTGACGGGCCTGCCGATCGACTTCTTCGACGAACGCTACACGACCTCGATCGCGCAGCAAATGCTCGCGGATCAGCAAGTGCCGCCGAAGCGCCGCAAGGAACGACTCGACAAACTCGCCGCGCAGATTCTGCTCACGGCGTATCTCGAGTCGACCGAGCGCGGCAACGCCGTGCCTCAAGCGCTCGACGACGAGCCGAAATCATGA
- a CDS encoding SDR family oxidoreductase, translated as MKLLFGHGYLGSRVARLWREAGSPVTVVTRSEEKARELRNDGYGAIVADVGDPRSLAHLPPAETVLFTVGYDRKSSQTASIHDVYAGGVGNVLAALASTGSSAPAKFIYISSTGVYGDAEGDWVDERTECRPVREGGKACLAAEQAIAAHPLGANAVVLRLAGIYGPGRIPRREPLLRGEPIDAPADGYLNLIHVDDAARVAVAVEQARTPATYCVADGRPGLRREYYGELARLLNAPEPKFAAPCLDSPAALRAASDKRISNAKLLREIDCELRFPSFREGLAAIVAMDSP; from the coding sequence ATGAAACTTCTGTTCGGCCACGGTTATCTCGGCTCGCGCGTGGCGCGGTTGTGGCGCGAGGCCGGTTCGCCGGTGACCGTGGTTACTCGTAGCGAAGAGAAAGCCCGAGAGTTGCGCAACGACGGCTACGGGGCGATCGTCGCCGATGTCGGCGACCCGCGCTCGCTCGCGCATCTGCCGCCGGCCGAAACGGTCCTCTTCACCGTCGGCTACGATCGCAAAAGTTCACAGACTGCGTCGATCCACGATGTTTACGCCGGGGGTGTCGGCAACGTACTCGCGGCGCTCGCGTCGACCGGCTCGTCGGCTCCTGCGAAGTTCATCTATATCAGCTCGACCGGCGTCTACGGCGATGCCGAAGGGGATTGGGTCGATGAGCGAACCGAGTGCCGGCCGGTGCGCGAAGGGGGCAAAGCCTGCCTCGCGGCCGAGCAAGCGATCGCGGCGCATCCGCTCGGTGCGAATGCCGTGGTGTTGCGTCTCGCCGGCATCTACGGCCCCGGCCGGATCCCGCGCCGCGAGCCGCTCTTGCGCGGCGAGCCGATCGATGCTCCGGCCGATGGCTATCTCAACTTGATCCATGTCGACGATGCGGCCCGCGTGGCGGTTGCCGTCGAGCAAGCTCGGACTCCGGCGACCTACTGCGTAGCCGATGGTCGGCCTGGCCTGCGGCGCGAGTATTACGGCGAATTGGCCCGGTTGCTGAACGCCCCCGAACCGAAATTCGCCGCGCCGTGTCTCGATTCGCCGGCGGCGCTGCGTGCGGCTTCCGATAAGCGGATCTCCAACGCAAAGCTGCTCCGCGAGATCGACTGCGAGCTGCGGTTTCCGTCGTTTCGCGAAGGGCTCGCGGCGATCGTAGCGATGGACTCTCCGTAA